The genome window CTTGAGACTTCCGCTGCAGAGGCGTCTATCACGCCCACCGGTGAGGAGCCGGACCTGGTCATGCCGATCAGTACCCTGGCCCTGCTTGTCTTTGGCCAGATCAGCGCCACTGAAGCGGCGCGCATGGGGCGCCTTGACGTCCTTAAACCCGATGCCCTCCCTCTCTGGGACAGGGTCATGCGCACCAAGTATCGGCCGTTTTGTGCGGATCAGTTTTAGAGGCAAGGAAACGATGATCAGGGAAGTTCGATTGAGCGACGGATGGGTGCTAATCAAACCGCATGGGCCTGATTACCTTGATCAGGTCTATGAAGCCGTGCTGGAGTCAAGGGCTGAGCTTATGCTATGGATGCCCTGGATTCATGCGGATTACTCGATCAAGGACACTAGAGAGTGGCTTAAAGCTCGCCCTGAGGCCTGGGAGCAGGGGACGGATTATGCTTTTGCCATCTTTGATTGTCAGGACGGTTTTTTTCTGGGCAGCTGCGGGCTGAATCATATTAATCGCGACGATGGCTTTGCCAACCTGGGTTACTGGGTCCGAACCGACCGGGTCCGGCGGGGTGCGGCCACGGCAGCGGCGAGGCTTCTAGCCCGGTTCGGGTTTGAAGAACTAAAGCTTAACCGGATAGAAATCGTGGTGGCCACGGGCAATAAAGCCAGCCAGCGGGTGGCGGATAAAGTGGGCGCCACTCGCGAAGGGGTCTTGCGAAACCGAATCGTCGTCCGTGATAAGGTTTATGACGCGGTGATGTTCTCTCTGATTCCGCATGATTTATTATAGGAATTCACGTTTTGGGGGCATAACGATTCCGGCTTGTCTTCATGCCTGCGGAAGCAGACATCCTTGTGCCGTAAAAAGCCGAAAAGAATACAATGTTGAAAACCGCTCTCAGCTCGGTGTGGTCATGAAATACTTTCCTGTTTCATCTCCAGATGAGCATTGACGGCGGCCAGGGAA of Deltaproteobacteria bacterium contains these proteins:
- a CDS encoding GNAT family N-acetyltransferase; translated protein: MIREVRLSDGWVLIKPHGPDYLDQVYEAVLESRAELMLWMPWIHADYSIKDTREWLKARPEAWEQGTDYAFAIFDCQDGFFLGSCGLNHINRDDGFANLGYWVRTDRVRRGAATAAARLLARFGFEELKLNRIEIVVATGNKASQRVADKVGATREGVLRNRIVVRDKVYDAVMFSLIPHDLL